From the genome of Drosophila melanogaster chromosome 2L, one region includes:
- the Ugt301D1 gene encoding UDP-glycosyltransferase family 301 member D1, isoform B, which translates to MEMQLQWKCWMLIFLIGLLEFGAGSRILFMGPFPAPSHWLWLEHFQNDLLRQGHHVTSVNNHPTKHPHENLTEIIISPSFDIPKHFPKENIFSMQFVSDFNNLELWWTIGLMTTEHAFKDPKVKKLIESKDDHYDLVIIEQFFHEAFLMFGKRFNCPVVTIGTMGYADNIDHAMGILTPWSLIPHLLLSHTDRMTFGQRAYNAYLSLYDAVMRRWVYLPKMQKLAEKYFQGSIEGPLPNVLDLERNISLVLINAHRSIDLPRPSMPGLIDVGGAHIQKPKQLPTDLQNFLDNATYGVIYFSMGSYVKSTDLPQEKTALILKAFGQLKQQVIWKFENDSIGDLPSNVMIKKWMPQNDILAHPNVKLFITHGGIFGTQEGIYWGVPMLCVPLYGDQHRNTIKSVREGYARSLVFSKLTTDDLVRNIETLINDPQYKRSALEVSQRFRDNPIHPLDEATFWIEYIIRHRGARHLKSHGAFIPLHQYLLLDVLGCLLLGAFLAIWLPWRMIRRVHKWWLKGESSNKLNEGKKRL; encoded by the exons ATGGAGATGCAGCTGCAGTGGAAATGTTGGATGTTGATCTTCCTGATCGGTCTGCTGGAATTTGGAGCTGGCTCCCGAATACTCTTCATGGGTCCATTTCCAGCTCCAAGTCATTGGCTCTGGCTGGAGCACTTCCAGAACGATCTTCTGCGTCAAGGACATCATGTGACCAGTGTGAATAACCATCCCACCAAGCATCCCCACGAAAATCTGACGGAGATTATCATTAGTCCCTCTTTTGACATACCCAAACACT ttCCGAAGGAGAACATATTTTCGATGCAGTTTGTTAGCGATTTCAACAACCTAGAGCTCTGGTGGACCATTGGACTAATGACCACGGAGCACGCTTTCAAGGATCCCAAAGTGAAGAAGCTGATTGAGAGCAAAGATGATCACTATGACTTGGTCATCATAGAGCAGTTTTTCCATGAGGCCTTCCTGATGTTCGGCAAGAGGTTCAATTGTCCAGTGGTCACAATTGGCACCATGGGTTATGCTGATAATATAGATCACGCAATGGGCATTCTGACGCCTTGGTCCTTGATTCCCCATCTTCTGCTTTCCCATACAGATCGTATGACCTTTGGCCAGCGAGCTTATAATGCCTACTTATCTCTGTACGATGCGGTCATGAGACGATGGGTGTACCTGcccaaaatgcaaaaattggcAGAAAAGTATTTCCAGGGATCAATTGAAG GACCTCTACCTAATGTTCTTGACTTGGAGCGAAATATTTCCCTAGTCCTGATTAATGCTCACCGTAGTATCGATCTTCCGAGGCCAAGTATGCCCGGACTCATTGACGTGGGTGGGGCGCACATTCAGAAGCCCAAACAACTGCCCACTGACCTCCAGAATTTCCTGGATAATGCCACCTACGGAGTGATCTACTTCAGCATGGGCTCCTATGTAAAGAGCACTGATTTACCACAGGAGAAAACGGCGCTGATTCTCAAGGCATTCGGCCAACTCAAGCAGCAAGTGATTTGGAAGTTCGAGAACGATTCCATTGGTGATCTGCCCTCGAATGTGATGATCAAGAAATGGATGCCCCAGAACGACATTTTGGCCCATCCGAATGTCAAGCTCTTCATCACGCACGGCGGTATTTTTGGAACCCAGGAGGGTATTTACTGGGGTGTTCCGATGCTGTGCGTACCCCTGTACGGGGATCAGCACCGGAACACTATTAAATCGGTGAGGGAGGGCTATGCCCGATCGCTGGTGTTCTCCAAACTCACCACTGATGACTTGGTGCGGAATATCGAGACTCTGATCAACGATCCCCAGTACAAGCGCAGTGCTCTGGAGGTATCGCAGCGATTCCGCGATAATCCCATACATCCGCTGGACGAGGCCACCTTCTGGATCGAGTACATAATCCGGCATCGTGGGGCGCGGCATCTGAAGTCCCACGGCGCCTTCATCCCCCTGCATCAGTATCTGCTCCTCGACGTCTTGGGTTGCCTGTTGCTGGGCGCATTTCTTGCCATCTGGCTGCCATGGCGGATGATCAGGAGGGTGCACAAGTGGTGGCTCAAAGGGGAATCCTCTAACAAACTGAACGAGGGCAAGAAGCGATTGTAG